The segment CAGCCCTCTCTTTCCTGAGACCTTCCGTTGTGTTTCTCTGGCTGCCTTCTGCCTATTGTTTGCTGCCCAGTGCTGTGTTCATCCTGCAGAGTGGCAAAGCAGGCAGGTGGCTTCAGCTTGGTGGGGCCAGTGGTCGCTGAGAAgctggaagaggaaggagagtgCTTAGTTGGAGATTGATTGGTTTCACACACACGTTGGACAGAAATTATAGGAAGCAAAACTAATTACcaatttgtgtttgttttaattaatttgtctttaaaaatcatCGTAATGGCCCTGGCCATCTAGGCCACAGTCTGCAGTCCTACGTGGCAGTGACTAATTTGCTGATAGCCAACATAGCAGCTAAAAGCTCAGCACATTTCGTCTCAGCATTCATGGATTCTCCTAACACAGCTAAAGAAATACTGTGTACAGAAGGGCTAAAAGACAAGACCTGAACTAATCTCAGCTTGTGGATCCATGTGGGAGGAATCTGAAAAGGGATTTTGCAGTGAATAGCAGTGAAGCACACAACAAAATAACTCCCTGCAAATTCAGCAAGTTGCTTCTTACTGCCCCTTCTCTGAGAAGTCCTGCTGAGCTACATTGGCACATGCAGGTGGTTTCTGCCTGGTTAGTGTACGGTTAGTTCTCTGCCCGGTACTTAAGCTAAAATCATTAACACGTGTCACGTGTGTTACCTGAATGAAAGGAGAGTTCACGGGTTATTATTgcccattttttcctcttgctcctGCACTTCCCTGTTTCGATTACAAATCCTCCTCCGGGCATAAAGCAAGCTGGACACCTACAGTGCAGCTAAAGAGTTATTTGTTCCCTAGGTGGACACTAATGAatgactgcagtgctgccctgagTGAGGGGGTCCCCACTATTAAAAGTTTAATAGAAAGATCTGAGAAGCTGGGGgccaagaggaggaggaggggacgGGGAGCTGTGAGTAACTCACTAAGTgccttctctgttcctttgctGCAGTGGAGATTATACCATCCATTAGGACAGGAGCAACTGGAGAGAGGTCAGTTCCCTCTTCATTCTCCTTTTGCCTTCAGTCTCACCACAAGCTGCTGAACCTGCAAAAATAAGTCGGTTCCTTTCCACTGTACAGTCgtggaaagcagcaggaatatGGCCCATTTGAAAAATGAGCTAATTCAGATTTCCTTTCGCTTTTCCGATTCCTTATCCTTTTGTTTCCCTCCCACTCCACTTTGTTcgctttttttccctctaatctctctctcctttcttaatGTCTTTTACTTTCTATGCCATTATCTTTCTCTACCTTGTACTTGTCAAGATTGAGCATAAAGGTTCTTTTTTAATGGTTCTCTCTTAAAATATCCCAGTGCCCACACGAATTCCTGCCTGTGCTAAGCGATCATAAAGTTTCAGAGAGCAGTGGAGATACTCTTGGCCCCTTGTTTTAACAGAGGTAACTGTAAACATCTTCGTTTTTTCTCACTCCCACTGGCAGGGGATTGAGATCTAACTTCATTTTACTTCTTAGCTTTTGTCTAGACCCAGTTACTGTACTACCTGTCCATGTCTGGGACCATATGAAGATAAAAGATTGATTATAgtcacagagaaaaagaattccTATCTTGTGTATTACCAAGTTATTACTGGTATCACTGACATAATCTttataagaaacaaaaaagtctCTTGAATGCCATTCTTGTTATAATTTcaggaaagatatttttattgcatGCACAGGCCACCAAAATGTGATGTGCCCCAGGGTGCAGAAGGGTGCTGCTTGCATTGCAAGGGGCAAACAGGGAACAGTGCCAGAAGCAGCTTCCTTGCACTGGAGGTGTCTGAGAGTCAGAATGGTGCCAACCATAACCATGGTAATTGAGGTTTGTTTTCATGATGAGAGTGATGAGGTCACAACCTCCCAGTTCCTCTATTTTGGCCATGGAGTTCTAGGATTGGAAAGCTTTGCTAATCTTTTGATAGCTGCTAAAATATGTAACAGGAGGAACTGAAATAGAATGGGTTCGCCGTGGTTCTTTGGACCCCAACTGTCATCTTTCACATGGACCTCTTCTAGTAGGCAATGCAGGAGCAGTTTTGGCCtttaaaagcattcagaaaagaGCTCTGATACCTGAAATTTACGTTGGATCTCTCTGAAACCATCTAATTAAGCAAAGGCCTTCATGGTGTTTCCTATTCGACCTGTCAGAACAGGTTTCTTCAGATTACTGTTTGGCAGAACATGTCGGATTCCTGTGTGGAAATATCTGGAGTGGGTCCACAAAACTTAGCTGGGCTTTCCTTTCTCGCTGCCTTCCCTGCCCTCCTCAGGAACATTCGCTTCTGGCTGAAACGTGGCACTGGGACAGATGTAAAGCAGATCAGTGGGAGCACTCAGTAACTTACGAGGCTGAGTCTGCTATTTTCTGGTGAGAGTATTTCAGGGAGATGTGTTTTCCTGAGCATGGCAAGGATGCAGTATTTGTGCTCTGATTTGTTGTTAAAGTCTGCtctaaaatgcttttgtaaCTCCATAGTAAACAGGTTGTACTTGCAGACAACGTACACTTCAGTGTTGCTCTGAATATAGGAGCTTTCCTGAGCTGAGGCCTGTGTCCAGGACCGACACCTAATCCTGGACTTCAGACAGCATGAAAATAGGTTGCTGCTCCCGAGAGCTCAGACTGGCAATCCCTGtgccttcctctgctccatATTTTCTTGGTACTCAGTATTATTTTAAGAACACTTCAGCATCCTCAGCAGGTGCAGATCTACAAACCTGCAAGGaaatttctccctttctcacCACAGTAAAAAGAAGTGCTTGAGGGAAATAAGTGCCATGCGAGACCCATCATTACTACTTTACATTACTACTTGGTGTTGCGCTCACTTCTTATGCTAGAAATATGTTCTTCTTTTTATAGCTCTGCCTGAAAATTAaggtttttaggttttttttttcattgttgctgttgttttttttgtggaagTTGCTTAAAGTGACTGCCATCATGATCAAACTCCTCCCAATAGTCAGGCAGAGCAAACAGATTGCAGGAACTGCAATGCAAAATCCCCTGATAGAATGTCAGGTAAGATCTGAAGATCACTTCTGACTCTACTCCTCTCTATTTGAttttggtcctttttttttttgtacacagATGCAGCCTATACTCCAAATTACGCATAAGAGCAGTGGCTGATCTGTAGTTTTGCCACAAGTCACAGTGAAACAACGATCTGTCTCTCCTGACATGAGTGCAGCTCTACTTCTCACACTCCAGACCCAGGCGGTCTGTGCCATTTCCCTTTGGTAAGCGTGGCCATGGAGGCTGGGGGGGTGCTTGACCTGCAGGTTACCCAACAGTCTGCTATTTCTGCTATTAGCCACACCCCACATCTTCTGGGTTTGCTcatctatatatatatctagatacagccttctttttttttcttttctttttttttttctttttttgtgactTGTAACATAAGAGAAGCCAAAGCTAAAGGATCCGGAGAGGTCAGGAAAATACTGTTGTTCAGCCTTGTTCTTTGTCTTAACATTAAGACAGTCCTATTTGTGGAGATGCTCTTTTGGTGGTAGCACCTCGGATTTAACCATCAGACTGAAGGATACACTTGTTTAGGAATAACAAGTGAATAACATCTTTAGAAATGTGATGAGTATGAGCCTAAAAAATGGTGAATATACAACAAACAATTGAATAAAAATAcctctaattttattttatttggagaATGAATAGAACAGAAGTTTtgaagctgctggaggaaggctGTCTGTAACTGTTTCTTCCAACATCTTGAATCCTTCAGAAATAATACTTCTCGTGGCTGgatgtctgcagctgcagaaaataaacattttgtaatgcaaattttattctccatttttaataattttaacaGCAATATTGCATGTTAGCTATTCTTCTATTTTAATGCCCTGCTTCTGCTAAGGACTGAAACGATACTTTTCAGAAGAAGACACACAGGATCTTTTGGTGGCAAGCAGTAGCTGAAGTAGAACACCATAAGCAGTACTTGGCATCTTCCTATCCTGGAGGTGTAGTCAGAAGGCCTCTCCAGAGAGCAGACACTCAGACTTCTCCATTTACAGAGGTAAGCCACGCTGCTCTCTGCTATGCCGGCTCACCGGGTAGTGCTTTAGAAGACACTGGAAGTCATCCATGCCCAGATCTTTTGCTGCCCTGTGGGATTCAAACAGAGATAACATGAGATGTTGTTCatgttccttttgttttcttaaaaaataaaaatcctttgTAAAACTTCAGATGAAAAACTCCAAGACTCAATGGACAAGAGTGCTGACAAGAGGTGCCAGTGACACTGCAGCCTGACCTGCTGCACCTACCTGGTCCCTATGGGCCAGATGAGCCTTGGACATCCATTGGCAGTTCCCATGTTCCTCTCAGGCATGTGAGACTTAGAGCTGTGCTCAGGGTCAGCACATCTAAATGCCCTATTTAGGTCTGGCCTGTAGTCAGATTTTGCCACTGTCCAAGTTTGCGTTCATTCAGGTGATGGGAAAATGTTTCAGGGCCCCAAATCTGTGCCCAAGCATAGGCCTTTCTTCAGTGTAGTACTTGCCATTTCCACCCCTGTGCGTGCACCCATTTGCTCGTACAGGAAGGCAGATGGGTGTACATCACAGTGCTGTGCGTTTGTCCTCCTGCATGCAGAAACCTGACGTGGtgcagcctgggagctgctcttgTGACGCTGCAAATAGCCGTGCTCTGGCCATGATGCAACCCCCCACGCTTTAAAACATCCTTCAGATGTTGGGCTCTGGGCTTTCTGCAGGCAGCAACCGCCAGGCAGAGCTCCACGGAGGTGGGGGAGAGTGCGAAGCAAGGAGTGTTGTAGGGCTTCATGGAGATCCAGGAGGGCtgtgaaagagaagaggaaaacatctGCTCGTGTTTGAGTGCGAGAGCTTTGTACTTGGCAAAGCCACGGGCACTGATTTGTTATACGGGAAGGTGGGAAGTAAATGTGGATAAAATAGGAATGGAAATgccagcttttcttctgctacGTTTGGTCACCCAGCGGGATAAACATAGCTGAGCTCTGTGAGCACAGGAAGGCGCTTCTGGAAGGTTACTTTCCGAAATAACAGTTCCCTGCAGCCACTTCTCATTGCCCTTGAATATATTCATAGGGTGGTTTTGCCGTGATATTTAGGAATAAGAGTTTGTCCTGCACGTGTAATGGCTGAAGTAGTACCAGCCCCGAGGAGACTGTCGTAACACCGGTTTGTCAATGTATGTCATAGAACCAgagaacggcttgggttggaaggaaccttaaagcccacccagttaAAGCCCGCTATGAGGGATCAGCATTTCGGATCGCCTAAGTTAAGGTAACCCGCTGTTGCCACTGTTGGCTCGGCCCTCTTTTAAGGCCGCACGGGGCGTAGCGCTGAGCAGCCGCGTTGCGTTTCGTTTCGTTTCGCTCAGCCGGGCGGAGGAGAGCGGCGCGGCTGCAGCGCTGGGCAGCGCCCGCATCAGCCGTGCCGCCAAGGCGGAATGCAGGGGCAGTCTCTGTGGCGCAATCGGTTAGCGCGTTCGGCTGTTAACCGAAAGGTTGGTGGTTCGAGCCCACCCAGGGACGACGGCCGCTATTTTGGCTctacgcccccccccccctccgccaGCCGTCGTTTTTGACTGAGTGCGCGCGTCGGGAGGATGTGAGAGCAGCGCTGGCGGCTGTACAGGCGCCGCGTGTTTCTGAGCAGGGGGGCCcccggcggggagcggcgctgGGCGCAGCCGCAGCGGCAGCCGAGCCCGGCGCCGAGCGGTGCCGCGGGCCGAGATGGCTGCGCCGGCACCTCCCGCCTCGTGTCCGCGTCCCAccgcgggaggggggggggtgtcgGCCGAGCCCCGGTCCTCGCAGCCAACCGCGCCGCGGTTGTGCCGGCCGCAGCTCTGCGCCGGCTCGTTTTATTCGTTCCTTCCTCCCGTAGCGGAAAGTGCGAAGGAAGATCTCCCATCTGAAGGGCAGAACGGCGatgcggggtggggggggggggcgcgctGCGGGAGGCACTGCGCACACGGAGCTCCGGCACTCGAGCTGCTAACGTGGGTCGGAGCCGAGGTGCGGGAGGCAGAGCCGTGCGTTGCTGAGCGCTGCCTTACCCGGCTCTCGTTGCTGTCGGCAGCGTTCATTGGAATAAAAGTCAAAATGCACAAAcgacttttctttttttctcttcctggcGGACGAAGCTTCGCAGCCTTCTCAAACGGTGCTAAATCCAGCGGGGAGGAACGGCGCCGGGGGAGCCTCGCAGCACAgcgccgcagccccgcagccccgcagccccgcgccgctcctAACCCGGTGCCGCAGCCGCTCCCGCTGCTCGCTGTGCCCGCACGGAGCCGTTCTGCACAAATGAATGCGAAAAGTAATTCCGTCCGGAGCTTCGCCCAGACGCATCAGTCGGGAGTCGGCACCTCCGCCGTATCCGAGCCCGCGACCGGATCGAAATGAGAGCTTCGGCCGTGCGAGGGGCGGCCGCCGCCCGGAGCGACTCGTGCGAAGTCCGCTGGGATGTACCCGCAGCTCCCGGAGAACAGAATTCATGTTACAAATACCTCCTCGCCCGGTGAAGTCGCATCTCACCGCCgctgtgagcacagccccgCCCGGGGGTGCCCGCAGGTACCGGGGGGACGCAGCCGAGCTGCGGAGAAGGGACGGCTCTTTGGGGGCGCCGAAGGGTCTTTTTAAAGTGACCGCCGGACCCGCAGCAGTCCGTCACCCTCAGCTCTGCCAGCGGCTCCCGCTCCCGTACAACGCCCGCAACAGCGGCAGctcccgccccccgcccggGACCGCTGCCCGTCGGCCGGGAGGGGCGATTCCTTCCGTCGATGGTTACGCGGTGGGCGCAGCTCGAGGCGGCAGCGCGTTCCCCGCAGCAGCCGCGCAGCGCCCGGAGGTGCGGCACCCCGCGTGGGGCAGCGCCCGGGAACGGGGCGCGAGTGCGGCGCTCGGTGCGGGGGGATCGGGACGGTGCGGGGACGTTGCCGTGGGCAGGTAGGCAGCGCCCGTCCCGTCTGCTCGCTGACGTACAGAGCTGTGGGAAACGGGAAACGCGGTACGTTTCGGGAGAGGACGGGGAACGGAGCTTTGTGCGAAggtgcaaaacaaaaacaaaaccaaaaaagataaaaatagaagTGAGTGAAGCTTTGAGTTATCAGCCGTGAAGAAAGCTTCCAACTGCCGTGCAGCGCACACATCGCCCGCCTGGCTCTGCCTGTAACCCACGTACTTGCATTCAGTGCGGGATACGCGCAGTTCCAAGGCCAACAGCAGCCGCACCGTTCCATACTTTTAGGAAAAAGACGTGGCACTGCCCGAGCTCCTTCCTAACAAATCCCGAGGCGGATTCCAGCGTTCGCATTTCTCCGTCCCAACCGAGCCGTTCCCGGCGCGCGTTTCCAAGCGGTTTAAGGCTCGAGAGGCATCGGAGCGGCGCTGCTCGGGGCAGTTCACGGGCCCGACGGGCACCGGCACCGCGCTGCGGGACCCGCACGGCTCTTCGGGCGGCGTTTCCGCGGGGCGCGGCAGCCGAGGGGGCGCGGACACGAAAGGCCGCTTTGCCCCCGCCGTGGAAAACCCGGCGGGGAGAGAGCCCGGAGCCGGGAGAGCCCCTCCCGGGGCTTCCCCGCAGCCTCCCGCGAGCGGGCCCCGCCGGGCCGCCCCCGCCTCGCGGCGCTGCCATTggccgcccgccccgcagcTGCTCAGTAGCAGCCCCGGCGGGGAGCGCGGCTGGCTGCGCCGGAGCGCCGCTGGCCCAGCGGGGCCGCAGCTCCCCCGGGGCGAGCGCGGTGCGGGGCGGCCGAGCCGAGCCGCGCGGTGTCGATCcgagccgtgccgtgccgttCCGTGCTTGGTCGGTGTGAGCCGCGCCGTGCTCAGCCGTGTTGCTCCGTGCCGAGCCGAGCAGAGCCGAGCAGAGCCGGCGGCTGCGGCGCTTCCCCGCCTTGGCAGCCGCGCTGCGTGCGAGGCATCCAACCCAGAGCAGCGTCTGAGCGTTGCGTCGAGGTCCAAACTGGAAATACGGGGGTTTTTAAGGAAAGCCCTTCGAGCCGGTGCCGATATTTAATGACTCGTAGGGGCCGTTGAGATGCGGAATAAAACGCTCCCCGCGTTAATAAAGACGGGGCGCTAGAATATCGCAACGAGAAAACTGTAGAGCTCCCAGAAAGGGTGCAGAAAACAGCCATCTTGAATATTTTAATCTCTGGCAAGTGTTTCTTTGGAACAAAATGGATGTTGGAGGGAAGCAGCGTAGTTAACGTTGCCGGAGCCTCCCGTGACCAACGGCAGCCGAACTCCGGGCACGGAGCGGGCGGGCTGAGCGGACGCCGCAGCCTTTCATCCGCCTACAGTGGCAATAAATAATCATCGGGGAACGCCGCGCTCTGGAAACCCCGCACTCCTCTGAGCGACGGCGCTTTTGTCACGCGCGGTCCGTATCGATCTGTTCGCATCGACAGAAGTCGCGCGCGGTGCCGTGGGATCGCCGTCAGGGCTCCTTCGGCACCGACGGGCGGTCGGCTCCGACCCGCCGAGGGGCGGCTGCGGGGGCGCCGTGCGG is part of the Gallus gallus isolate bGalGal1 chromosome 2, bGalGal1.mat.broiler.GRCg7b, whole genome shotgun sequence genome and harbors:
- the LOC124418333 gene encoding translation initiation factor IF-2-like, whose protein sequence is MRKVIPSGASPRRISRESAPPPYPSPRPDRNESFGRARGGRRPERLVRSPLGCTRSSRRTEFMLQIPPRPVKSHLTAAVSTAPPGGARRYRGDAAELRRRDGSLGAPKGLFKVTAGPAAVRHPQLCQRLPLPYNARNSGSSRPPPGTAARRPGGAIPSVDGYAVGAARGGSAFPAAAAQRPEVRHPAWGSARERGASAALGAGGSGRCGDVAVGRCGFRFEYPGALPFLIRASALSRRLVSVSEGPAGSTQLHR